The window CAATCACACGATAACCAAGTGATTTGTAGAATCTCACTGCGGGTTCATTTCTTACAAAGCTTGATAACGTTATACTGCCTCGTCCTTGCAAACAAGCTTGATGATGAACATAGTTCATTACTTTCTCACCTAGCTTTTGGTTCTGAAATTCTGGAAATACAACAAGCAAATGCACATGAAGAGCATTGTCATATGGTTTGAAACAAAGCATACCTACACGCTGCCCCTCTTGGTAAATCCAGTTAAACCAATTGGGCTCATAATCGTCCATTAGACGCTTACTCTGAACATCATCATTCCAGCCAAAAACTGCATCAACATGTGCGTAGATAGCCTGTTTTACAACAGAGAATAAACTATCGAACTCATCTGCTTTGATTTGTACTAATTTGATATCCATATTCCTCATAACGCTGAGCACATTTGCAAAAATACATGGCGCTATATTTTGGGTACCAAAATTAGTGACAGGTATT is drawn from Vibrio sp. CDRSL-10 TSBA and contains these coding sequences:
- a CDS encoding N-acetyltransferase, yielding MRNMDIKLVQIKADEFDSLFSVVKQAIYAHVDAVFGWNDDVQSKRLMDDYEPNWFNWIYQEGQRVGMLCFKPYDNALHVHLLVVFPEFQNQKLGEKVMNYVHHQACLQGRGSITLSSFVRNEPAVRFYKSLGYRVIGRDENFYSLSLQVSS